One Candidatus Binatia bacterium DNA window includes the following coding sequences:
- a CDS encoding oxidoreductase, producing the protein MESALPAVSASSTKRVEERESVVVRFAGDSGDGIQVAGMQLTNETALAGNDLSTLPDFPAEIRAPAGTLAGVSGFQLHFSSHDIYTPGDQPDVLVAFNPAALKVNIGDLKPNGILIVDESTFTEQNLKKAEYRTNPLQDGSLDRFQLFPIDITKLTSQALHDLNLPARSVTRCRNFFALGLVSWLFHRPIDPTIRWLRQKFGRNAELAEANIRALKAGYHYGETAELFATSFEVKPARIAPGMYRNITGNTATAIGFVAAARRAGLPLFLGSYPITPASDILHEMATYKNFDVFTFQAEDEIAGVGAALGAAFGGAIGVTTTSGPGMCLKTETINLAVSVELPLVVADIQRGGPSTGLPTKTEQSDLLMALYGRSGESPVPVLAPSTPADCFETAYEAVRIAVKYMTPVVYLSDGFLANSAEPWRIPDPSELPEIPVHFRTDPEGFFPYLRDPETLSRPWVRPGTPGLEHRIGGLEKEYLTGNVSYAPINHEQMVRVRARKIAGIVREIPPTSVFGPDRGDLLVVGWGSSFGSIRAAVENCLARGRAVAHVHLRFLNPLPPDLGSILSRYGRVLVPEMNLGHLLRVLRAEYLVDAVGLNKIQGLPFRVAEIENKIERLLGKKT; encoded by the coding sequence GTGGAATCTGCGCTGCCGGCCGTATCCGCTTCTAGCACCAAGCGCGTCGAAGAACGCGAAAGCGTCGTCGTCCGGTTCGCGGGGGATTCCGGGGACGGGATCCAGGTCGCCGGGATGCAGCTGACCAACGAGACGGCGCTCGCGGGCAACGATCTCAGCACATTGCCCGACTTTCCCGCCGAGATTCGCGCACCGGCCGGTACCCTGGCGGGGGTGAGCGGATTCCAGCTTCACTTCTCCAGTCACGATATCTACACGCCGGGGGATCAGCCGGACGTCCTCGTCGCCTTCAACCCGGCAGCGCTCAAGGTCAACATCGGCGACCTCAAGCCGAACGGCATCCTCATCGTCGACGAGTCCACCTTTACCGAGCAGAACCTGAAGAAAGCCGAGTACCGGACCAATCCCCTCCAGGACGGGTCGCTCGACCGTTTCCAACTTTTCCCGATCGACATCACCAAACTCACGAGCCAGGCCCTGCACGACCTGAACCTTCCTGCACGGTCCGTAACCCGCTGCCGGAACTTCTTCGCCTTGGGACTGGTCTCCTGGCTGTTCCACCGGCCGATCGACCCCACGATTCGCTGGCTCCGCCAGAAGTTCGGCCGGAACGCCGAGCTCGCCGAGGCCAACATCCGTGCCCTCAAAGCGGGGTACCACTACGGGGAGACGGCCGAATTGTTCGCGACGTCGTTCGAGGTGAAACCGGCCCGCATCGCCCCGGGCATGTACCGCAACATCACGGGAAACACCGCCACGGCCATCGGCTTCGTGGCGGCGGCCAGACGTGCGGGACTACCCCTCTTTCTCGGGAGCTACCCCATCACGCCGGCGAGCGACATCCTGCACGAGATGGCGACGTACAAGAACTTCGACGTCTTCACCTTCCAGGCCGAGGACGAGATCGCGGGAGTCGGCGCCGCCCTGGGTGCCGCATTCGGGGGTGCCATCGGCGTGACGACGACGAGCGGTCCTGGGATGTGCCTGAAGACGGAGACGATCAATCTGGCGGTCAGCGTGGAGCTACCGCTGGTCGTGGCGGACATCCAGCGCGGAGGGCCGAGCACCGGGCTCCCCACGAAGACGGAGCAGTCGGACCTCTTGATGGCACTTTACGGCCGCAGCGGGGAGTCCCCGGTTCCGGTCCTGGCACCATCTACCCCGGCCGACTGTTTCGAAACCGCTTACGAAGCCGTGCGCATCGCCGTGAAATACATGACGCCTGTCGTCTACCTCTCCGACGGCTTTCTCGCCAACAGCGCCGAGCCGTGGCGCATTCCCGACCCTTCCGAGCTACCGGAGATTCCCGTCCACTTCCGTACCGATCCCGAAGGCTTCTTCCCGTACCTCCGCGACCCCGAGACTCTCTCCCGTCCTTGGGTGCGTCCGGGAACCCCCGGGCTGGAACACCGCATCGGAGGTCTCGAAAAAGAGTACCTGACCGGCAACGTGAGTTACGCCCCGATCAACCACGAGCAAATGGTCCGGGTGCGCGCGCGGAAGATCGCGGGGATCGTGCGGGAAATTCCCCCGACGTCGGTCTTCGGGCCGGACCGCGGTGACCTTCTCGTCGTGGGCTGGGGGAGCAGCTTCGGGTCCATCCGCGCGGCCGTGGAAAACTGCCTCGCACGTGGCCGTGCGGTCGCGCACGTCCACCTCCGCTTTCTCAATCCCCTTCCACCCGACCTCGGGTCGATCCTCTCCCGCTACGGGCGCGTTCTCGTACCGGAGATGAACCTGGGACACCTGCTGCGAGTCCTGAGGGCCGAGTACCTCGTGGACGCGGTGGGGCTCAACAAGATCCAGGGCCTTCCGTTCCGCGTGGCGGAAATCGAGAACAAAATCGAGAGGCTGCTCGGGAAAAAGACATGA
- the korB gene encoding 2-oxoglutarate ferredoxin oxidoreductase subunit beta: MSAASSTKTTLTRKDFVTDQDVRWCPGCGDYAILAQVQKVLPELGVPRENFVFISGIGCSSRFPYYVNTYGFHTIHGRAPAIATGLKVVRPELSVWVVTGDGDALSIGGNHLIHALRRNLDINILLFNNRIYGLTKGQYSPTSEFGKVTKSTPMGAIDHPFNPVSLALGADATFVARSVDVDARHLQEMIRRAFDHKGTAFVEILQNCNIFNDGAFEELTDKERKADHVLYLEHGKPLVFGKQREKGIRMRGHRLEVCAASEPDVIVHDEKDPLLPFLLASLEPPVFPTPLGVFRAVERPTYEQAARNQISVAKEKFGSGDLAELFRRGDTWTSG; this comes from the coding sequence ATGAGCGCGGCGAGTTCCACGAAGACCACACTCACGAGAAAAGACTTCGTCACGGATCAGGACGTCCGCTGGTGCCCTGGATGTGGTGACTACGCGATCTTGGCGCAGGTACAGAAAGTTCTGCCGGAACTCGGTGTCCCGCGCGAAAATTTCGTTTTCATCTCCGGAATCGGCTGTTCCAGCCGCTTCCCCTACTACGTGAACACGTACGGCTTCCACACGATCCACGGGAGAGCGCCGGCCATCGCCACGGGGCTCAAGGTCGTTCGACCGGAACTTTCCGTGTGGGTCGTCACGGGGGACGGGGACGCACTCAGCATCGGCGGAAACCACCTGATCCATGCCCTGCGCCGGAACCTCGACATCAACATCCTGCTTTTCAACAACCGGATTTACGGGCTGACGAAAGGGCAATACTCTCCCACTTCGGAGTTCGGAAAAGTCACGAAATCCACGCCCATGGGAGCCATCGACCACCCCTTCAACCCCGTTTCTCTGGCCCTCGGTGCCGACGCCACGTTCGTGGCTCGATCCGTGGACGTCGATGCACGCCACCTGCAGGAAATGATTCGCCGTGCCTTCGACCACAAAGGGACGGCCTTCGTCGAAATCCTGCAGAACTGCAACATCTTCAACGACGGCGCTTTCGAAGAGCTGACCGACAAGGAGCGCAAGGCGGACCACGTCCTTTACCTGGAACACGGGAAACCTCTCGTTTTCGGCAAACAACGCGAGAAAGGAATCCGGATGCGGGGGCATCGCCTCGAGGTGTGCGCAGCTTCCGAGCCGGACGTGATCGTCCACGACGAAAAAGATCCTCTTCTCCCGTTTCTTCTGGCGAGTCTCGAGCCCCCCGTCTTTCCCACGCCCCTCGGTGTATTCCGGGCCGTGGAACGTCCCACTTACGAGCAGGCGGCTCGGAACCAGATCTCGGTCGCCAAGGAAAAATTCGGGTCGGGAGATCTCGCGGAGCTCTTCCGCCGGGGCGACACGTGGACTTCGGGGTGA
- a CDS encoding aldehyde ferredoxin oxidoreductase: MATLLRVDLTTGSIRKERIPDDLARAFLGGRGLGTKILKDNVPSAAVDPFAPENPLIFATGPLTGTFAPTGGRYMVVTKSPLTGAVACSNSGGYFGPALRNAGYDYLLVQGASREPVYLWIRDDHVEIRSAKHVWGKVVSEAEEILRAETHPDARVASIGPAGENRARVACVMNDKGRAAGRSGVGAVMGAKRLKAVVAYGTKGVAVARPSDFVAAVRRAVREVADSPTGQGLTMLGTAGTVGYMNHVGILPTCNFQRGTFEGASRVDGERVRQEFMVRNRGCHSCTINCGRVTKVVGHGKFDGHGEGPEYETIFGLGTNCGVDSLPAIIKANYLCNELGMDTIEAGCTIATAMELAEKGYLPARDVGFDLRFGDAEAVVRLTEEMAYRRGFGDVLAEGGYRVAERYGHPELFIGSKKQAFAAYDPRGAVGMGLAYATSNRGACHLRGYTISLEHFGNPVKLDPFTTEGKAWWLTVLQNSTAFVDSSGICLFATMAMPPERLVEMVAASAGVELDLESMQQIGERVWNLERVFNNEAGLGRKDDTLPPRMLREPLPEGMSKGHTVPLEPMLEEYYRIRGWDREGRPTREKLAALGLL; encoded by the coding sequence ATGGCGACGCTTTTACGGGTCGATTTGACGACGGGGTCGATTCGTAAAGAGCGGATTCCCGACGATCTCGCGCGGGCGTTTCTCGGAGGTCGTGGCCTCGGCACGAAAATTCTCAAGGACAACGTGCCGTCGGCCGCGGTCGACCCTTTCGCTCCGGAGAACCCGCTGATTTTTGCCACGGGCCCCCTGACGGGGACTTTCGCCCCGACCGGCGGGCGCTACATGGTCGTTACCAAATCGCCGCTGACAGGTGCCGTCGCCTGTTCGAACTCCGGCGGCTATTTCGGCCCGGCGTTGCGGAACGCCGGCTACGACTACTTGCTCGTACAGGGGGCCTCGCGCGAACCCGTCTACCTCTGGATTCGGGACGATCACGTGGAGATCCGGAGCGCCAAGCACGTCTGGGGCAAGGTGGTGAGCGAGGCCGAAGAAATCCTGCGCGCGGAAACGCACCCGGACGCCCGCGTCGCTTCGATCGGACCGGCCGGGGAGAATCGGGCGCGCGTCGCCTGTGTGATGAACGACAAGGGTCGGGCAGCGGGGCGTTCCGGCGTGGGCGCGGTGATGGGGGCCAAGCGGCTGAAGGCCGTCGTGGCTTACGGAACGAAAGGCGTTGCCGTCGCACGTCCGTCGGATTTCGTGGCGGCCGTCAGGCGCGCGGTACGGGAGGTCGCCGACTCGCCCACCGGACAGGGGCTCACGATGCTCGGTACCGCGGGTACCGTCGGCTACATGAACCACGTAGGGATCCTTCCCACGTGCAACTTCCAGCGGGGTACCTTCGAGGGGGCTTCCAGGGTCGACGGCGAGCGGGTTCGGCAGGAGTTCATGGTCCGGAACCGCGGTTGTCACAGCTGCACGATCAACTGCGGGCGTGTCACCAAGGTCGTCGGCCACGGCAAGTTCGACGGCCACGGCGAGGGTCCCGAGTACGAGACGATCTTCGGTCTCGGAACGAATTGTGGGGTCGATTCCTTGCCGGCCATCATCAAGGCCAATTACCTGTGCAACGAGCTCGGAATGGACACGATCGAGGCCGGATGCACGATCGCCACCGCCATGGAGCTCGCCGAGAAGGGTTACTTGCCGGCCAGGGATGTCGGGTTCGACCTTCGCTTCGGGGACGCGGAAGCGGTCGTACGGCTGACCGAGGAGATGGCCTATCGACGGGGTTTCGGGGACGTCCTCGCGGAAGGAGGGTACCGGGTCGCGGAGCGATACGGACACCCCGAGCTTTTCATCGGCTCCAAGAAACAGGCCTTCGCGGCTTACGACCCGAGGGGGGCCGTGGGAATGGGCCTTGCCTATGCCACGTCGAACCGCGGTGCGTGCCACCTCCGGGGCTACACGATTTCCCTCGAGCACTTCGGGAACCCCGTGAAGCTCGACCCCTTCACGACGGAAGGCAAGGCGTGGTGGCTGACGGTGTTGCAGAACTCGACGGCGTTCGTCGATTCGAGCGGTATTTGTCTTTTCGCCACGATGGCCATGCCCCCGGAAAGGCTCGTGGAGATGGTCGCGGCTTCGGCGGGCGTGGAACTCGACCTCGAGTCGATGCAGCAGATCGGTGAAAGGGTCTGGAATCTCGAGCGAGTTTTCAACAACGAAGCGGGTCTCGGTAGGAAGGACGACACGCTACCGCCCAGGATGCTACGGGAACCCCTTCCCGAAGGGATGAGCAAGGGGCACACGGTTCCCCTCGAGCCCATGCTCGAGGAGTACTATCGGATCCGCGGCTGGGACAGGGAGGGACGTCCGACCAGGGAGAAACTCGCTGCGCTCGGCCTTCTCTGA
- a CDS encoding carboxymethylenebutenolidase, producing MKTEVRGEMVSFRGRDAELRGYAARPDAAEPLPAILLVPDVRGLYEHFRDVSRRFAAEGFFVLAVDLYSREGPPNLPDFEAVRKWIEELPDRRVLADIEDALGYLRSSDAVRSESVGITGFCMGGQYALMAACSVEGFAACVSWYGMLRYERKTEKKPESPLELARHLRCPFLGLFGAEDPLIPLSDVEELRRILAETGRPFEIHVYPGAGHAFFNDTRPDAYRPEAASDAWQKAVAFFRRHLGGR from the coding sequence GTGAAGACCGAGGTTCGGGGGGAGATGGTTTCGTTCCGGGGCCGCGATGCCGAACTTCGTGGCTACGCGGCAAGGCCCGACGCCGCCGAACCCCTTCCGGCCATTCTTCTCGTGCCCGACGTGCGGGGTCTCTACGAGCACTTCCGCGACGTGAGCCGCCGCTTCGCGGCCGAAGGGTTTTTCGTCCTGGCGGTGGATCTCTACTCCCGGGAAGGACCACCGAACCTCCCCGATTTCGAGGCCGTGCGGAAGTGGATCGAAGAACTTCCCGACCGGCGCGTCCTCGCCGACATCGAAGACGCCCTGGGGTACCTCCGGTCCTCCGACGCCGTGCGGTCGGAGAGCGTGGGGATCACGGGGTTCTGCATGGGCGGGCAGTACGCCCTCATGGCCGCGTGCAGCGTCGAGGGTTTCGCGGCTTGCGTGAGCTGGTACGGGATGTTGCGCTACGAACGCAAAACGGAAAAAAAGCCCGAAAGCCCGCTCGAGCTCGCCCGTCACCTCCGGTGCCCCTTTCTGGGACTTTTCGGCGCCGAAGATCCTCTGATCCCGCTCTCGGACGTCGAGGAACTGCGGAGGATCCTGGCCGAGACGGGCCGCCCGTTCGAAATTCACGTTTACCCGGGGGCGGGCCATGCGTTTTTCAACGACACGCGCCCCGACGCGTACCGGCCCGAGGCCGCGTCCGACGCGTGGCAGAAGGCCGTGGCTTTTTTCCGGCGACATCTCGGCGGAAGGTAG
- the paaG gene encoding enoyl-CoA hydratase produces MNFETLLYEERNGVAWVTLNRPHVHNAFNARMQRELHDLWRALRERDEVRVVVLTGAGDKAFCTGIDRTETMGGEGTREVGSRSTPFMFDDPGANIGPKSCDLWKPVIAAVNGMACGGAFYMLGEVEFIIAAEHATFFDPHVTYGMTAAFEPIHMLQKMPFHEIMRISLLGNYERMSARRAYEIGLVSEVVPLEKLREAAQWAAEVIASQPPLAVQGTVRALWMGRELPRSQALAMAYALVGLGTDRESLRQGQEAFASGRRPKWRLR; encoded by the coding sequence GTGAACTTCGAGACGCTCCTTTACGAGGAACGCAACGGCGTGGCCTGGGTGACCCTCAACCGCCCCCACGTTCACAACGCCTTCAACGCGCGAATGCAGCGCGAACTCCACGACCTCTGGCGTGCCCTGCGGGAGCGCGACGAGGTCCGCGTCGTCGTGCTCACCGGTGCCGGGGACAAAGCCTTCTGCACCGGAATCGACCGCACGGAAACGATGGGCGGAGAAGGGACCCGAGAGGTGGGGTCGCGATCGACGCCGTTCATGTTCGACGACCCGGGTGCCAACATCGGCCCCAAGAGCTGCGACCTCTGGAAACCCGTCATCGCGGCGGTCAACGGCATGGCCTGCGGCGGGGCGTTCTACATGCTCGGAGAGGTGGAGTTCATCATCGCCGCCGAGCACGCCACCTTCTTCGACCCGCACGTCACGTACGGGATGACCGCGGCCTTCGAGCCCATCCACATGCTGCAGAAGATGCCGTTCCACGAAATCATGCGCATCTCGCTGCTCGGGAACTACGAGCGAATGTCGGCCCGGCGTGCGTACGAGATCGGGCTCGTCTCCGAAGTCGTGCCGCTCGAAAAACTTCGCGAGGCGGCGCAGTGGGCCGCCGAGGTGATCGCCTCGCAACCGCCCCTCGCCGTGCAGGGAACCGTCCGGGCACTCTGGATGGGGCGCGAACTTCCGCGTTCGCAGGCGCTCGCCATGGCCTACGCCCTCGTCGGCCTCGGGACCGATCGCGAGTCGCTGAGACAGGGCCAGGAAGCTTTCGCTTCCGGGCGACGTCCTAAGTGGCGGCTGCGATAG
- a CDS encoding phosphoglycolate phosphatase, with amino-acid sequence MSCLVAFDLDGVLYSSEPFLADAYRAAAERVNSIEPGAIPRVPEVREILRHVGWPVPQILDNVFPDLHEAARSRFRELVLEEICRRVEREEGFLYEGVPETLEKLRERGASLAIASNGRKRYVKTVLGTYGLESLFVPVLTVEDVEPQEKATVLRAYLERHGIPAERCVFVGDRASDVAAARRVGCFFVGCAYGHGEGREISGAGPCIGSLRELPSLVDVFLGRGT; translated from the coding sequence GTGTCGTGTCTCGTCGCCTTCGACCTGGACGGGGTGCTCTATTCCTCCGAGCCCTTTCTCGCGGATGCCTACCGCGCCGCCGCCGAGCGGGTCAACTCGATCGAGCCCGGCGCGATCCCTCGGGTTCCCGAGGTGCGGGAGATCCTCCGACACGTGGGGTGGCCCGTACCGCAGATTCTCGACAACGTTTTTCCCGATCTCCACGAGGCCGCGAGAAGCCGGTTCCGCGAGCTCGTCCTCGAGGAGATCTGCCGCCGCGTCGAGCGGGAGGAGGGTTTTCTCTACGAAGGTGTTCCCGAGACGCTCGAGAAGCTCCGGGAGAGGGGTGCGTCCCTGGCCATTGCCTCCAACGGCCGGAAGCGCTACGTGAAGACCGTGCTCGGGACGTACGGCTTGGAGTCGCTTTTCGTGCCGGTTCTCACGGTGGAGGACGTCGAGCCGCAAGAGAAAGCCACCGTCCTGCGGGCGTACCTCGAGCGGCACGGAATTCCCGCCGAGCGTTGCGTGTTCGTGGGAGACCGGGCGAGCGACGTCGCCGCGGCTCGCCGGGTGGGCTGTTTTTTCGTGGGCTGTGCCTACGGGCACGGGGAAGGTCGGGAAATCTCGGGCGCCGGACCGTGTATCGGAAGCCTGCGCGAGCTCCCGTCTCTCGTCGACGTCTTTCTCGGCCGGGGGACGTGA
- the ispG gene encoding 4-hydroxy-3-methylbut-2-en-1-yl diphosphate synthase (flavodoxin), whose translation MEFPIRRRKTRAVQAGDLTIGGGAPVSVQSMCATRTRDVDATVEQIERLRAAGAALVRVAVDNEKDVEALAEIRRQTSANLVVDLQENYRLARKVAPLVQKIRYNPGHLHHVEKEKPVREKVEWLASVAADHGCALRIGVNCGSVAPEYLERFPDDPLEALVRSAVEHAEMLDRVGFERYVVSLKDSDPAKVVRANRRFAELRPDVPLHLGVTEAGLPPEGVLKSRLALEKLLAEGIGETIRVSLTLPNDRKEEEVRVGFAILEDVRRGRFLNVPDVRSGLNIVACPSCSRVENERFVELAEEVRRLTEYARDHDLTIAVMGCRVNGPGETDDADLGLWCGPTTVHLKRKAEKIGTFSYDAILGKLREELDRLVESRKARGHTAERPTSSGNSS comes from the coding sequence ATGGAGTTCCCGATCCGGAGACGAAAGACACGGGCCGTGCAGGCCGGCGACCTCACGATCGGCGGCGGGGCGCCGGTGAGCGTACAGAGCATGTGCGCGACGCGGACCCGCGACGTCGACGCTACCGTCGAGCAGATCGAGCGCCTGCGGGCGGCCGGCGCGGCTTTGGTTCGCGTCGCCGTCGACAACGAGAAGGACGTGGAAGCACTCGCCGAGATCCGGCGGCAAACCTCGGCCAACCTCGTGGTCGACCTCCAGGAAAACTACCGCCTCGCTCGCAAAGTCGCCCCTCTCGTGCAGAAGATCCGGTACAACCCCGGCCATCTGCACCACGTCGAGAAAGAGAAACCCGTACGGGAGAAGGTCGAATGGCTCGCCTCGGTGGCCGCCGACCACGGGTGCGCACTTCGCATCGGTGTCAACTGCGGCTCCGTCGCGCCCGAATACCTCGAACGCTTCCCGGACGACCCGCTCGAAGCCCTCGTTCGGTCGGCGGTCGAGCACGCGGAAATGCTCGACCGCGTCGGATTCGAGCGGTACGTCGTTTCGCTCAAGGACTCGGATCCGGCCAAGGTCGTACGAGCCAACCGGCGCTTCGCGGAGCTTCGCCCCGACGTGCCCCTCCACCTCGGGGTGACCGAGGCAGGATTGCCCCCGGAAGGGGTCCTGAAGTCGAGACTAGCCCTCGAAAAACTCCTCGCCGAGGGGATCGGGGAAACCATCCGGGTCTCGCTGACCCTCCCGAACGACCGCAAGGAGGAGGAAGTGCGGGTGGGCTTCGCGATCCTCGAAGACGTCCGACGCGGCAGGTTCCTCAACGTCCCCGACGTCCGATCCGGACTGAACATCGTCGCGTGCCCGAGCTGTTCGCGGGTCGAAAACGAACGTTTCGTGGAGCTCGCCGAAGAGGTGAGACGGTTGACGGAATACGCCAGGGATCACGACCTGACGATCGCCGTCATGGGCTGTCGGGTCAACGGCCCCGGGGAAACGGACGATGCGGACCTCGGCCTCTGGTGCGGGCCCACCACCGTTCATCTGAAGAGAAAGGCCGAGAAGATCGGGACCTTCTCTTACGACGCCATTCTCGGAAAGCTCCGCGAGGAACTCGACCGGCTCGTCGAGTCGAGAAAGGCCCGCGGTCACACGGCCGAGCGGCCGACCTCGAGCGGCAACTCTTCCTGA
- the thiI gene encoding putative tRNA sulfurtransferase, with protein MECFVVHYHEVALKKGNRFRFVEQLVGNLRRALRGTGAGPVAHVDGRIVVPLPPGADEREISERIGRTYGVVHSARGLRVPPDLESIVSAARKLAVEGSFESFAVRAKRSDKRFPVPSPEICRIVGAAIRERTGARVSLGSPERVFQVEVTSKGAFVLGPKSPGPGGLPVGTGGKVLALLSGGIDSPVAAARMMQRGCRVDFVHFHAVPLQDRRAIEKTREIVELLVRSEYECRLFLVPLAALQREIVCRTPRPARVVLYRRMMLRIAEALARRHGLEALVTGESLGQVASQTLANLVTIDEVATLPVLRPLIGMDKQEITDQAKRLGTFEISVRPDQDCCQLFVPRHPSTRVSPEQARALEAALDVPGWVERTVERTEPVSFRFPPDQEELPLEVGRSAV; from the coding sequence ATGGAGTGCTTCGTCGTTCACTACCACGAGGTGGCGCTCAAGAAGGGAAACCGGTTTCGCTTCGTGGAGCAGCTCGTCGGGAACCTCCGAAGGGCGCTGCGGGGAACCGGGGCGGGACCGGTGGCTCACGTGGACGGCCGCATCGTCGTTCCCCTGCCTCCGGGGGCGGACGAACGGGAAATTTCCGAGCGGATCGGTCGGACCTACGGGGTGGTCCATTCGGCCCGGGGGTTGCGTGTTCCCCCCGACCTCGAGTCCATCGTCTCCGCGGCACGGAAACTGGCCGTAGAAGGTTCCTTCGAATCGTTCGCCGTGAGGGCCAAACGCTCCGACAAGCGGTTCCCCGTGCCGTCCCCGGAAATCTGCCGGATCGTCGGGGCCGCCATCCGGGAACGTACCGGCGCGAGGGTCAGTCTCGGGAGCCCCGAGCGGGTATTCCAGGTGGAGGTCACGTCGAAGGGAGCGTTCGTTCTCGGCCCGAAAAGTCCCGGGCCGGGAGGTTTGCCGGTGGGGACCGGGGGCAAGGTCCTCGCTCTTCTTTCGGGCGGGATCGACTCCCCGGTAGCCGCGGCCCGGATGATGCAGAGGGGCTGCCGGGTGGACTTCGTTCACTTCCACGCCGTGCCGCTGCAGGACCGGCGCGCCATCGAAAAGACGAGGGAGATCGTGGAACTCCTGGTCCGCTCCGAGTACGAGTGCCGGCTTTTTCTCGTCCCCCTGGCTGCGCTGCAACGGGAGATCGTCTGCCGAACCCCGCGCCCCGCCCGCGTCGTGCTCTACCGCCGCATGATGCTCCGGATCGCGGAGGCGCTCGCGCGGCGCCACGGACTCGAGGCACTCGTCACGGGCGAGAGCCTGGGACAGGTGGCCTCGCAGACGCTTGCGAATCTCGTGACCATCGACGAAGTGGCCACGCTACCCGTTTTGCGCCCCCTGATCGGCATGGACAAGCAGGAAATCACCGACCAGGCGAAGCGCCTGGGCACCTTCGAAATTTCGGTCCGCCCGGACCAGGATTGCTGCCAGCTTTTCGTTCCCCGCCACCCCTCGACGCGGGTGAGCCCCGAACAGGCGCGGGCTCTGGAGGCCGCGCTCGACGTGCCGGGCTGGGTGGAGCGGACCGTCGAACGCACCGAACCGGTGTCGTTCCGCTTTCCTCCCGATCAGGAAGAGTTGCCGCTCGAGGTCGGCCGCTCGGCCGTGTGA
- the ndh gene encoding NADH dehydrogenase, which yields MSRHHVVVVGGGFGGLSAVRALRDARVRVTLVDRRNFHLFQPLLYQVATGGLSPANIAAPLRKIFRRQRNVEVWMAEVRDFEPERRLVLTDSGPIPYDTLVLAAGSRPHYFGRTGWATLAPGLKTVEDATEIRSRVLAAFEEAEKERDPRAREAWLTFVVVGGGPTGVELAGALAEVARDTLARDFRRIDPRSSAILLVEGADRILPTFAPCLSEAARRALERLGVRVRTRCFVRDIEPRGVVLESPAGSERIEARTVLWAAGIRASPLAERLSARTGVPLDPMGRVRVEPDLTLRGHPEIFVIGDMACVPGEKGEPLPAMAPVAIQEGRHVARQILRRLRGKKTEPFRYRDRGVMATIGRAAAVADLRWLRFDGFAAWVVWLAVHLLQLVEFENRILVSTQWAWNYFTRNRSARLITGEGLGREGENEPGDRARVASPPR from the coding sequence GTGAGCCGGCACCACGTCGTCGTCGTGGGAGGTGGGTTCGGGGGCCTTTCCGCCGTTCGGGCTCTGCGGGACGCTCGGGTTCGCGTCACGCTCGTCGACCGGCGGAACTTCCATCTTTTCCAACCGCTGCTCTATCAAGTGGCCACGGGTGGCCTCTCTCCCGCCAACATCGCGGCTCCACTGCGAAAAATCTTCCGCAGGCAGCGGAACGTGGAAGTGTGGATGGCGGAAGTGCGGGATTTCGAGCCCGAGCGGCGCCTGGTTCTCACGGATTCGGGACCGATCCCTTACGACACGCTCGTCCTCGCAGCCGGTTCTCGACCCCACTACTTCGGCCGTACGGGCTGGGCGACTCTGGCGCCGGGGCTCAAGACCGTGGAGGACGCCACGGAAATCCGGAGTCGCGTTCTCGCCGCCTTCGAGGAAGCCGAGAAGGAACGCGATCCACGAGCCCGCGAGGCTTGGCTCACGTTCGTGGTCGTAGGCGGAGGGCCCACGGGTGTCGAGCTGGCCGGCGCCCTGGCGGAAGTGGCACGCGACACTCTCGCTCGGGATTTCCGACGTATCGACCCCCGGTCTTCCGCGATCCTCCTCGTCGAGGGCGCCGACCGGATTCTCCCGACTTTCGCCCCGTGCCTCTCGGAGGCAGCGCGCCGGGCGCTCGAGCGTCTCGGCGTCCGGGTACGCACTCGCTGCTTCGTGCGGGACATCGAGCCTCGGGGTGTCGTCCTCGAGTCCCCCGCGGGAAGCGAGCGCATCGAGGCCCGCACCGTCCTCTGGGCGGCAGGAATTCGAGCCTCCCCGCTCGCCGAGAGGCTTTCGGCTCGCACCGGAGTTCCGCTCGATCCCATGGGGCGGGTTCGTGTGGAACCCGATCTCACCCTGCGGGGGCACCCGGAGATCTTCGTGATCGGTGACATGGCTTGCGTGCCCGGAGAAAAGGGTGAGCCCCTGCCCGCGATGGCGCCCGTAGCGATCCAGGAGGGGCGGCACGTGGCACGCCAGATCCTGCGGCGCCTCCGCGGGAAGAAAACCGAGCCCTTCCGGTACCGGGATCGCGGCGTCATGGCGACGATCGGACGCGCTGCAGCCGTCGCGGACCTCCGGTGGCTCCGTTTCGACGGTTTCGCCGCCTGGGTCGTCTGGCTCGCCGTCCACCTCCTGCAGCTCGTCGAGTTCGAAAACCGGATTCTCGTCTCCACCCAGTGGGCTTGGAACTACTTCACGCGGAATCGCAGCGCTCGGCTGATCACGGGCGAAGGGCTCGGTCGAGAAGGGGAGAACGAACCAGGAGATCGAGCACGCGTAGCGTCGCCCCCCAGATGA